A window from Pseudomonas sp. Tri1 encodes these proteins:
- a CDS encoding MetQ/NlpA family ABC transporter substrate-binding protein, translated as MKKLLVAFAAAAAFSAHAADTLTVAATPVPHAEILEFVKPALAKEGVDLKVKVFTDYIQPNVQVAEKRLDANFFQHQPYLDEFNKAKGTHLVSVAGVHLEPLGAYSSKYKALTELPGGANVVIPNDATNGGRALLLLAKAGVIKLKDSNNILSTTKDIVENPKDLKFRELEAATIPRVLTQVDLALINTNYALEAKLDPSKDALVIEGSDSPYVNILVAREDDKDSEAMKKLVAALHTPEVKAFILEKYKGAVLPAF; from the coding sequence ATGAAGAAACTACTGGTTGCCTTCGCTGCCGCCGCAGCGTTTTCCGCCCACGCCGCCGACACCCTGACCGTCGCCGCCACCCCGGTGCCGCACGCGGAAATCCTCGAATTCGTCAAACCGGCCCTGGCCAAAGAAGGCGTGGACCTCAAGGTCAAAGTCTTCACCGACTACATCCAGCCGAACGTACAGGTCGCGGAAAAGCGCCTGGACGCCAACTTCTTCCAGCACCAGCCGTACCTGGATGAGTTCAACAAGGCCAAGGGCACGCACCTGGTGAGCGTGGCCGGTGTGCACCTGGAACCCCTGGGCGCGTACTCCAGCAAGTACAAGGCCCTTACAGAACTGCCGGGCGGCGCCAACGTGGTGATCCCGAACGACGCCACCAACGGCGGTCGTGCGTTGTTGCTGCTGGCGAAGGCTGGGGTGATCAAGCTCAAGGATTCGAACAACATCCTGTCCACTACCAAGGACATTGTTGAGAACCCGAAGGATCTGAAATTCCGTGAACTGGAAGCCGCGACCATTCCGCGGGTGCTGACTCAGGTGGATCTGGCGCTGATCAATACCAACTATGCGTTGGAGGCCAAGCTTGATCCTTCCAAGGATGCGCTGGTGATTGAAGGTAGCGACTCACCTTATGTGAACATCCTGGTGGCTCGTGAGGATGACAAAGACAGTGAGGCGATGAAGAAGCTGGTGGCGGCGCTGCATACGCCGGAAGTGAAGGCTTTTATTCTTGAGAAGTACAAAGGGGCGGTTTTGCCGGCGTTTTGA
- a CDS encoding GGDEF domain-containing protein: protein MDGPRLRNGQDFVIAEQVRTDRLQQLFRQSVSAVFGSYLAAIMLSWLCWDRFEHSVILWWLAILTASTLLRIALFMAYFRSDESQRTPQHWERKYWITLVSSASIWGGGALAVMPADDLLTQALVMLFAVGMSVSAVSCYSAYRDMTLVSIGLVLLPCTAWLLFQPSPIQVGMALSILVFAAFAARATHKMSQALETAFRLTREMEQANSISTRAAQTDELTGLKSRRAFFEHAQQLYNECKAKRQGLCAVMLDMDHFKHINDTYGHQVGDQVLRQMGEVISSSFRATDIHGRLGGEEFAILLPNTSIEVATQIAERLVDTIAGLIIEPVHCITASLGVASTEACNKDLHSLMNDADKALYRAKALGRNRVAVAGFASSVGI, encoded by the coding sequence ATGGATGGCCCAAGATTGCGCAATGGCCAGGATTTTGTAATAGCCGAGCAAGTGCGAACTGACCGCTTGCAGCAACTGTTTCGCCAATCCGTTTCTGCGGTTTTCGGTAGTTACCTCGCGGCCATCATGCTGAGTTGGCTATGCTGGGATCGGTTTGAGCACAGCGTCATTCTTTGGTGGCTGGCCATCCTGACCGCTTCGACGTTGTTGCGTATCGCGTTATTTATGGCCTATTTCCGCAGCGACGAAAGTCAGCGCACGCCTCAACATTGGGAGCGCAAGTACTGGATCACGCTGGTGTCGTCCGCCAGCATCTGGGGGGGAGGCGCATTGGCTGTCATGCCGGCAGACGATCTTTTGACGCAGGCACTGGTCATGCTCTTTGCTGTCGGGATGTCTGTCAGCGCGGTGTCGTGCTACTCGGCCTACCGTGATATGACACTCGTCTCCATCGGCTTGGTGCTGTTGCCGTGCACCGCCTGGCTGCTGTTTCAACCATCCCCGATCCAAGTCGGCATGGCCCTCTCGATTTTGGTGTTCGCGGCATTTGCTGCCCGCGCTACGCACAAAATGTCCCAGGCACTGGAAACCGCCTTCCGACTCACCCGTGAAATGGAACAGGCGAACAGCATTTCAACCCGCGCCGCTCAAACCGATGAGCTGACCGGTTTGAAGAGTCGGCGGGCTTTCTTCGAGCATGCCCAGCAGCTTTACAACGAATGTAAGGCCAAGCGGCAAGGGTTATGTGCGGTCATGTTGGACATGGATCACTTCAAGCACATCAACGACACCTATGGCCATCAGGTCGGGGATCAGGTTTTGCGCCAAATGGGAGAGGTCATCAGTTCGTCGTTTCGGGCAACGGACATCCATGGCCGCCTAGGTGGTGAAGAATTCGCCATTCTGCTGCCCAACACCTCCATCGAAGTCGCCACCCAGATTGCAGAACGGCTCGTCGATACGATTGCGGGGCTGATCATCGAACCTGTTCATTGCATAACCGCCAGCCTCGGCGTCGCGTCTACGGAGGCCTGCAATAAGGACCTTCACAGCTTGATGAACGATGCAGATAAAGCCCTGTATCGAGCGAAGGCGTTGGGGCGTAATCGAGTGGCTGTCGCGGGCTTTGCATCATCAGTCGGAATTTGA
- a CDS encoding DNA-3-methyladenine glycosylase I, protein MPRCFWCSEDPLYMAYHDQEWGTPLRDAQGLFELLLLEGFQAGLSWITVLRKREHYREVLYGFDVQRVAQMSDAEIEDLMLDPGIIRNRLKLKAARRNAQAWLALEDPVAFLWSFVGDKPIINHFKDRTEVPAITPEALAMSKGLKKAGFTFVGPTICYALMQASGMVMDHTQDCDRYAELANGG, encoded by the coding sequence ATGCCACGCTGCTTTTGGTGTTCCGAAGATCCTTTGTACATGGCTTATCACGACCAGGAGTGGGGCACGCCGCTGCGCGATGCGCAGGGTTTGTTCGAGTTGCTTTTGCTCGAAGGGTTCCAGGCCGGGCTGTCCTGGATCACCGTTTTGCGCAAACGTGAGCACTACCGGGAAGTGTTGTACGGCTTTGATGTGCAGCGCGTGGCGCAGATGAGCGACGCCGAAATCGAAGACCTGATGCTCGACCCCGGCATCATCCGCAACCGTCTCAAGCTCAAGGCCGCCCGGCGCAACGCCCAAGCCTGGCTGGCCCTGGAAGATCCGGTGGCGTTCCTCTGGTCGTTCGTCGGTGACAAACCCATCATCAACCATTTCAAGGACCGCACCGAAGTGCCGGCCATCACGCCCGAAGCCCTGGCGATGAGCAAAGGCCTGAAAAAAGCCGGCTTCACTTTCGTCGGCCCGACCATTTGCTACGCCTTGATGCAGGCCTCGGGGATGGTCATGGACCACACCCAGGACTGCGACCGCTACGCCGAGCTGGCAAACGGCGGTTAG
- a CDS encoding SDR family oxidoreductase — protein MKIDFTGRHVLVTGSTSGIGFATAKGFLEAGANVVINGRSESSVEDALQRLGALASRADGFVGDLSNASGCQALIAKYPRFDIVINNLGIFKLEDFFETPDSEWQRFFETNVMSGVRVSRAYAPGMVERGWGRIVFVSSESGVNIPADMIHYGFTKTAQLSIARGLAKRLAGTGVTVNSVLPGPTLSEGVAQMLQADVERTGDSLEKVAADFVNQHRSTSIIQRAARVEEVANMIIYASSEQASATTGAALRVDGGVVDSIV, from the coding sequence ATGAAAATCGACTTCACCGGACGTCACGTCCTGGTCACTGGCTCCACCAGCGGTATCGGTTTTGCCACAGCCAAAGGCTTCCTCGAAGCTGGCGCCAACGTGGTCATCAACGGTCGCAGCGAGAGCAGCGTGGAGGACGCGTTGCAGCGCTTGGGCGCCCTTGCTTCAAGGGCTGATGGCTTTGTTGGCGATCTCAGCAACGCGTCTGGCTGCCAGGCTCTGATCGCCAAGTACCCACGCTTCGATATCGTCATCAACAACCTGGGCATTTTCAAACTGGAAGACTTTTTCGAAACGCCGGACAGCGAATGGCAGCGCTTCTTCGAAACCAACGTGATGTCGGGTGTGCGGGTTTCCAGGGCCTACGCGCCGGGCATGGTCGAGCGCGGTTGGGGGCGGATTGTGTTTGTCTCGTCGGAATCGGGCGTGAACATCCCCGCGGACATGATCCACTACGGCTTCACCAAGACCGCCCAGCTTTCAATCGCTCGCGGCCTGGCCAAGCGTCTCGCCGGCACGGGGGTGACGGTGAACTCGGTGCTGCCCGGGCCGACGCTTTCCGAAGGTGTTGCCCAGATGCTCCAGGCAGACGTCGAGCGCACGGGGGACAGTCTGGAAAAGGTGGCAGCGGATTTCGTCAATCAGCACCGCAGTACCTCGATCATCCAGCGCGCGGCGCGTGTCGAGGAAGTCGCCAACATGATCATCTATGCCAGCTCGGAACAAGCCTCGGCCACCACGGGAGCGGCGCTGCGTGTTGATGGTGGTGTAGTGGATAGCATCGTTTAG
- a CDS encoding lysozyme inhibitor LprI family protein — translation MIKSLLVGTLLAMASASAFAMSCDNPRNAYDRTYCASLKMVQSDQEINEQYKKTMGALNPEQKKKVKAAQIQWIKNRDSACSNDGLLYLDCANEKTEARIVILKAVERECRAAGCDDAKLSQVE, via the coding sequence GTGATCAAGTCTTTGTTGGTTGGGACATTGCTGGCAATGGCATCAGCATCGGCATTTGCGATGAGTTGCGATAACCCTAGAAACGCCTATGACAGAACCTATTGCGCGTCGCTGAAAATGGTTCAGTCGGATCAGGAAATCAACGAGCAATACAAGAAGACGATGGGTGCTCTGAACCCGGAGCAAAAGAAAAAAGTAAAAGCTGCTCAAATCCAGTGGATCAAAAATCGTGACAGCGCCTGTTCCAACGATGGTCTGCTCTACCTGGACTGTGCCAATGAGAAGACCGAGGCGCGTATCGTCATACTCAAAGCTGTCGAGCGCGAGTGCCGTGCTGCCGGTTGCGACGACGCTAAGTTGTCGCAAGTCGAGTAA
- a CDS encoding glutathione S-transferase produces the protein MTSSQQHVDVSTVPSMKIYDWFNGPYPARVRIALAEKSLLPKIEFVSVNLWTGEHKQPEFLAINYSGTLPVLELNDGTRIAECTAITQYLDSLVGEPTLTGETPLEKGLIHMMTKRAENEFLDAVSVYFHHATPGLGPKVELYQNAEWGRRMGDKAIRGMGYFDNLLKDQPFVAGDKFSMADIAVLGGMIFASLVQLPVPEECAALRAWHARMQERPSVQTWRAMVERGVEPR, from the coding sequence ATGACCTCTTCGCAGCAGCACGTTGACGTTTCCACTGTTCCTTCGATGAAAATCTACGATTGGTTCAACGGCCCTTACCCCGCCCGAGTGCGCATTGCGTTGGCGGAAAAGAGCTTGCTACCGAAAATCGAATTCGTGTCGGTGAATCTCTGGACCGGTGAGCACAAGCAACCCGAGTTCCTGGCCATCAATTACTCCGGGACATTGCCTGTGCTGGAGCTGAACGATGGGACGCGGATCGCGGAGTGCACGGCGATCACCCAGTACTTGGATAGCTTGGTCGGTGAGCCGACGCTAACGGGCGAAACGCCTCTGGAAAAGGGCCTCATCCATATGATGACCAAGCGTGCCGAGAACGAGTTTCTCGATGCGGTCAGCGTGTACTTTCACCATGCAACGCCGGGCCTCGGGCCCAAGGTCGAGCTGTATCAGAATGCGGAATGGGGTCGCCGGATGGGCGACAAGGCGATCAGGGGCATGGGCTATTTCGACAACCTGCTCAAAGACCAGCCCTTTGTCGCGGGTGACAAGTTTTCGATGGCCGACATTGCGGTGCTGGGGGGCATGATCTTCGCCTCGTTGGTGCAGCTCCCCGTTCCTGAAGAATGTGCCGCACTGCGCGCGTGGCATGCCAGGATGCAGGAGCGCCCTAGCGTGCAGACCTGGCGTGCCATGGTCGAGCGTGGCGTTGAACCGCGATAG
- the glyQ gene encoding glycine--tRNA ligase subunit alpha, whose product MSQPTPAVRTFQDLILALQQYWAEQGCVVLQPYDMEVGAGTFHTATFLRAIGPETWNAAYVQPSRRPTDGRYGENPNRLQHYYQFQVVLKPNPENFQELYLGSLKHVGLDPLVHDIRFVEDNWESPTLGAWGLGWEVWLNGMEVTQFTYFQQAGGIECYPVTGEITYGLERLAMYLQGVDSVYDLVWADGPFGKVTYGDVFHQNEVEQSTYNFEHANVEKLFELFDFYESEAKRLIELDQPLPLPSYEMVLKASHTFNLLDARRAISVTARQQYILRVRTLARSVAQAYLLARAKLGFPMATPDLRDEVLAKLEAAQ is encoded by the coding sequence GTGAGCCAGCCTACGCCAGCCGTGCGTACCTTCCAAGACTTGATCCTCGCCCTCCAGCAATACTGGGCCGAGCAAGGTTGCGTGGTACTTCAGCCCTACGATATGGAAGTAGGCGCCGGCACTTTCCACACTGCCACGTTTCTGCGCGCCATCGGCCCGGAAACCTGGAACGCCGCTTATGTGCAGCCCAGCCGCCGCCCGACTGACGGCCGCTACGGCGAAAACCCGAACCGTCTGCAGCACTACTACCAGTTCCAGGTGGTGCTGAAACCGAACCCGGAAAATTTCCAGGAGCTGTACCTCGGCTCCCTCAAGCACGTGGGTCTGGACCCACTGGTGCACGACATTCGTTTCGTCGAAGACAACTGGGAATCGCCGACTCTGGGCGCCTGGGGCCTGGGCTGGGAAGTCTGGCTCAATGGCATGGAAGTGACTCAGTTCACTTACTTCCAGCAGGCGGGCGGCATCGAGTGCTACCCGGTGACCGGCGAGATCACCTACGGTCTGGAACGCCTGGCCATGTACCTGCAAGGCGTGGATTCGGTCTACGACCTGGTATGGGCCGACGGCCCGTTCGGCAAAGTGACCTATGGCGATGTGTTCCACCAGAACGAAGTGGAGCAGTCGACCTACAACTTCGAACACGCCAACGTCGAGAAGCTGTTCGAACTGTTCGATTTCTATGAAAGCGAAGCCAAGCGCCTGATCGAACTGGACCAGCCGCTGCCGCTGCCGAGCTATGAAATGGTGTTGAAGGCTTCCCATACCTTCAACCTGCTGGACGCACGCCGGGCGATTTCCGTGACCGCGCGCCAGCAATATATCCTGCGTGTGCGCACCCTGGCGCGTTCCGTTGCGCAAGCCTACCTGCTGGCCCGTGCCAAGCTGGGCTTCCCGATGGCGACCCCGGATTTGCGTGATGAAGTGTTGGCTAAGCTGGAGGCTGCACAATGA
- the glyS gene encoding glycine--tRNA ligase subunit beta: protein MSAQDFLVELGTEELPPKALNTLADAFLAGIEKGLQAAGLNFEAKHVYAAPRRLAVLITALATQQPDRSINLDGPPRQAAFDADGNPTQAALGFAKKCGVDLSEIDQSGPKLRYSQSIKGKPTASLLPTIVEDSLNDLPIPKRMRWAARKEEFVRPTQWLVMLLGDQVIDCTILAQKAGRDSRGHRFHHPQSVRITSPANYLDDLRAAYVLADANERRELISKRTEELATLQEGTAIVPPSLLDEVTALVEWPVPLVCSFEERFLEVPQEALITTMQDNQKYFCLLDAEGKLLPRFITVANIESKDPQQIIAGNEKVVRPRLTDAEFFFKQDKKQPLASFNERLQNVVFQEKLGSVYDKAERVSKLAAFIAPRIGGDAQRAARAGILSKCDLATEMVGEFPEMQGVAGYYYALNDGEPRDVALALNEQYMPRGAGAELPTTLTGAAVAIADKLDTLVGIFGIGMLPTGSKDPYALRRAALGVLRILIDKQLDLDLNDAVAFAVNAFGSKVKAAGLADTVLEFIFDRLRARYEDEGVDVATYLSVRALKPGSALDFDQRVQAVQAFRQLPQAAALAAVNKRVSNLLSKAEPSVKAVEARYFDNAAEFSLHSAIQQAHASVQPLMEKREYAEALARLAALREPVDAFFEAVMVNADNEDVRKNRYALLARLRSLFLNIADISVLG, encoded by the coding sequence ATGAGTGCTCAAGATTTTCTGGTTGAACTGGGCACCGAAGAACTGCCACCCAAAGCCCTGAACACCCTGGCTGATGCGTTCCTGGCTGGTATCGAGAAAGGCCTGCAAGCCGCTGGCCTGAACTTCGAAGCCAAGCACGTCTACGCCGCGCCGCGCCGCTTGGCCGTGCTGATCACCGCCCTGGCGACCCAACAACCGGACCGCAGCATCAACCTCGACGGCCCGCCACGCCAGGCTGCGTTCGACGCCGACGGCAACCCGACCCAAGCCGCCCTCGGTTTCGCCAAGAAGTGTGGCGTAGACCTGAGCGAAATCGACCAGAGCGGCCCGAAGCTGCGCTACAGCCAGAGCATCAAGGGCAAGCCGACCGCCAGCCTGCTGCCGACCATCGTCGAAGACTCCCTCAATGACTTGCCGATTCCCAAGCGCATGCGCTGGGCTGCACGCAAGGAAGAGTTCGTGCGTCCGACCCAATGGCTGGTGATGCTGCTCGGTGACCAGGTCATCGACTGCACGATCCTGGCCCAGAAAGCCGGTCGCGATTCCCGCGGTCACCGCTTCCATCATCCGCAGAGCGTGCGCATCACCTCACCGGCCAACTACCTGGACGACCTGCGTGCCGCCTACGTACTGGCCGATGCCAACGAACGCCGCGAGCTGATCAGCAAACGCACCGAAGAGCTGGCCACCCTGCAGGAAGGCACCGCCATCGTGCCGCCAAGCCTGTTGGACGAAGTGACCGCGTTGGTGGAGTGGCCGGTGCCGCTGGTGTGCTCGTTCGAGGAACGTTTCCTTGAAGTGCCGCAGGAAGCGCTGATCACCACCATGCAGGACAACCAGAAGTACTTCTGCCTGCTGGACGCCGAAGGCAAGTTGCTGCCGCGCTTCATCACGGTGGCCAACATCGAAAGCAAGGACCCACAGCAGATCATCGCCGGTAACGAGAAAGTCGTTCGCCCGCGCCTGACCGATGCCGAGTTCTTCTTCAAGCAAGACAAGAAACAGCCGCTGGCAAGCTTCAACGAACGCCTGCAAAACGTGGTGTTCCAGGAAAAACTCGGCAGTGTCTACGACAAGGCCGAGCGCGTGTCGAAACTGGCGGCGTTCATCGCTCCGCGCATCGGCGGCGACGCCCAGCGTGCGGCCCGTGCCGGCATCCTGTCCAAGTGCGACCTGGCCACAGAAATGGTCGGTGAGTTCCCGGAGATGCAAGGTGTCGCCGGTTACTACTACGCCCTCAACGACGGCGAGCCGCGAGACGTGGCCCTGGCGCTGAACGAGCAGTACATGCCCCGTGGTGCCGGAGCTGAACTGCCGACCACCCTGACCGGTGCGGCAGTGGCTATCGCCGACAAGCTCGACACTCTGGTGGGTATTTTCGGCATCGGCATGCTGCCCACCGGCAGCAAAGACCCGTATGCCTTGCGTCGCGCGGCGCTGGGTGTGCTGCGGATCCTGATCGACAAGCAATTGGACCTGGACCTGAACGACGCCGTGGCGTTCGCCGTCAATGCGTTCGGCAGCAAGGTCAAGGCTGCCGGCCTGGCCGATACGGTGCTGGAATTCATCTTCGACCGCCTGCGTGCGCGTTATGAAGACGAAGGCGTCGACGTCGCCACCTATCTGTCGGTGCGAGCACTGAAGCCGGGTTCGGCCCTGGACTTCGACCAGCGCGTTCAAGCGGTGCAGGCTTTCCGCCAACTGCCGCAAGCGGCAGCGCTGGCGGCGGTGAACAAGCGTGTGTCGAACCTGCTGAGCAAGGCCGAGCCTTCGGTCAAGGCTGTGGAAGCACGTTACTTTGATAACGCTGCAGAGTTTTCGCTCCACTCGGCGATTCAACAGGCCCATGCGTCGGTGCAACCGCTCATGGAAAAGCGCGAGTATGCCGAAGCACTGGCGCGCCTGGCAGCGCTGCGCGAGCCTGTCGATGCGTTCTTTGAAGCCGTGATGGTGAATGCGGATAACGAAGACGTTCGCAAGAATCGCTATGCATTGCTGGCACGCCTGCGCAGCCTGTTCCTCAATATTGCCGACATTTCCGTGCTGGGTTGA
- a CDS encoding organic hydroperoxide resistance protein encodes MNVLYTAVATSTGGRDGRAVSSDKILDVKLATPKALGGAGGEATNPEQLFAAGYSACFIGALKFVASQSKRSIPADASITAHVGIGQIPGGFGLDIDLHIDLPGLDQADAQALVDAAHQVCPYSNATRGNVDVRLHVTV; translated from the coding sequence ATGAACGTTCTCTATACCGCAGTCGCAACCTCCACCGGTGGCCGTGATGGCCGTGCTGTTTCCAGCGACAAGATTCTCGACGTGAAACTGGCCACTCCAAAAGCCTTGGGCGGCGCTGGTGGTGAAGCCACCAACCCTGAGCAGTTGTTCGCAGCTGGCTACTCGGCCTGCTTCATCGGCGCATTGAAGTTTGTCGCCAGCCAGAGCAAACGCAGCATCCCTGCTGACGCCTCGATCACGGCACACGTCGGCATCGGCCAGATCCCTGGTGGTTTCGGTCTGGACATCGACCTGCACATCGACCTGCCAGGTCTGGATCAAGCCGATGCTCAAGCGCTGGTCGACGCGGCCCACCAGGTTTGCCCGTACTCCAACGCGACACGCGGCAACGTCGACGTCCGTTTGCACGTCACCGTCTAA
- a CDS encoding methionine ABC transporter permease, giving the protein MELLSSFFSNIDWLEIWLATGDTFLMLFGSLLFTVLLGLPLGVLLFLCSPRQLLEARGVYALLSLIVNILRSLPFIILLIVMIPFTVLITGTSLGVAGAIPPLVVGATPFFARLVETALREVDRGIIEATQAMGATTRQIIINALLPEARPGIFAAITVTAITLVSYTAMAGVVGAGGLGDLAIRFGYQRFQTDVMVVTVVLLLVLVQVLQTVGDKLVVHFSRK; this is encoded by the coding sequence ATGGAACTGTTGAGTTCGTTCTTCTCCAACATCGACTGGCTGGAAATCTGGCTGGCGACAGGCGACACCTTCCTGATGCTGTTCGGTTCGCTGTTGTTTACCGTGCTGCTCGGCCTGCCGCTGGGCGTGTTGCTGTTCCTCTGCAGCCCGCGTCAGTTGCTCGAAGCCCGCGGCGTTTATGCGCTGCTGTCGCTGATCGTCAACATCCTGCGTTCACTGCCATTCATCATCCTGTTGATCGTGATGATCCCGTTCACGGTTTTGATTACCGGCACTTCGCTGGGCGTGGCCGGCGCGATCCCACCGCTGGTGGTCGGCGCGACGCCGTTCTTCGCCCGCCTAGTGGAAACCGCCCTGCGTGAAGTCGATCGCGGCATCATCGAAGCTACCCAGGCCATGGGCGCGACGACTCGGCAGATCATTATCAACGCCTTGCTGCCGGAAGCCCGCCCGGGCATTTTTGCAGCGATTACGGTGACCGCGATTACGCTGGTGTCCTACACGGCCATGGCCGGTGTGGTCGGTGCCGGTGGTTTGGGCGACTTGGCGATCCGCTTCGGTTACCAGCGTTTCCAGACCGATGTGATGGTAGTCACGGTGGTATTGCTGCTGGTGCTGGTTCAGGTCCTGCAAACCGTGGGCGACAAGTTGGTTGTGCATTTTTCTAGAAAATAA
- a CDS encoding TetR/AcrR family transcriptional regulator, translated as MNENAREAILAAAKSAAQLHGYSGINFRSIAEEVGIKNASIYYHFPSKAGLGAAVAERYWQDALRVLEDIRAANTDPKRCLRLYPSIFRKSLEDGNRLCLSSFMAAEYEDLPEEVSREIRAFADVNVTWLAQVLADAGAGSTEQSERRARAIYTAVAGAQLIARTRADVSLFDDLILSYQETGLIPV; from the coding sequence GTGAACGAAAATGCTCGGGAGGCCATATTGGCGGCGGCGAAATCCGCTGCTCAGCTGCACGGTTACAGCGGGATCAATTTCCGTAGCATTGCCGAAGAAGTGGGCATCAAGAATGCGAGCATTTACTACCACTTTCCGAGCAAGGCAGGCCTGGGTGCCGCAGTCGCCGAACGCTACTGGCAGGACGCGCTGCGGGTGTTGGAGGATATACGGGCCGCCAATACCGATCCGAAGCGCTGCCTGCGGCTATACCCGTCGATTTTTCGAAAGTCGCTCGAGGACGGCAACAGGCTGTGTCTGTCCAGCTTCATGGCAGCCGAATACGAAGACCTTCCCGAAGAGGTGTCGCGAGAGATCAGGGCGTTTGCGGACGTTAACGTGACGTGGCTCGCCCAGGTGTTGGCGGATGCCGGAGCGGGCAGTACAGAACAGTCTGAACGTCGAGCCCGCGCCATTTACACTGCGGTTGCGGGTGCTCAGTTGATCGCGCGAACACGGGCGGATGTCAGTCTGTTCGATGATCTGATTTTGAGCTATCAGGAGACGGGATTGATTCCAGTCTGA
- a CDS encoding lysophospholipid acyltransferase, translating into MDKLKGALLVGALRLFALLPWRAVQAVGSAIGWFMWKLPNRSRDVVRINLAKCFPEMDPAERERLVGQSLKDIGKSLTESACAWIWPAQRSIELVREVEGLEVLKEALASGKGVVGITSHLGNWEVLNHFYCSQCKPIIFYRPPKLKAVDDLLRKQRVQLGNKVAASTKEGILSVIKEVRKGGQVGIPADPEPAESAGIFVPFFATQALTSKFVPNMLAGGKAVGVFLHALRLPDGSGYKVILEAAPDAMYSTDTETACAAMSQVVERYVRAYPSQYMWSMKRFKKRPPGEARWY; encoded by the coding sequence GTGGATAAGTTGAAAGGCGCCTTGCTGGTCGGCGCTCTGCGGTTGTTTGCGCTGCTGCCCTGGCGCGCGGTGCAAGCGGTGGGCTCGGCCATTGGCTGGTTCATGTGGAAACTGCCCAACCGCTCCCGCGATGTGGTGCGGATCAACCTCGCCAAATGTTTTCCCGAGATGGACCCTGCCGAGCGCGAGCGCCTGGTGGGCCAAAGCCTCAAGGACATCGGCAAATCCCTGACCGAAAGCGCCTGCGCCTGGATCTGGCCGGCCCAGCGCTCCATCGAACTGGTGCGTGAAGTCGAAGGCCTGGAAGTATTAAAAGAAGCGCTGGCCTCCGGTAAAGGCGTGGTGGGCATCACCAGCCACCTGGGCAACTGGGAAGTGCTCAACCACTTCTATTGCAGTCAGTGCAAGCCGATCATTTTCTACCGTCCGCCCAAGCTCAAGGCGGTGGATGACCTGCTGCGCAAACAGCGCGTGCAACTGGGCAACAAAGTCGCCGCGTCGACCAAAGAAGGCATCCTCAGCGTCATCAAGGAAGTGCGCAAGGGCGGTCAAGTGGGCATCCCCGCCGACCCGGAACCGGCCGAATCCGCCGGCATCTTCGTGCCCTTCTTCGCCACCCAGGCCCTGACCAGCAAGTTTGTGCCGAACATGCTCGCCGGCGGCAAAGCGGTCGGCGTCTTCCTTCACGCCCTGCGCCTACCGGACGGCTCCGGCTACAAAGTCATCCTCGAAGCCGCCCCGGACGCGATGTACAGCACCGACACCGAAACCGCCTGCGCCGCCATGAGCCAAGTGGTGGAGCGCTATGTGCGGGCCTACCCGAGCCAGTACATGTGGAGCATGAAACGCTTCAAGAAACGCCCGCCGGGTGAGGCGCGGTGGTATTGA